One Verrucomicrobiota bacterium genomic region harbors:
- a CDS encoding Uma2 family endonuclease has product MAVTIALENSAEQIAFNLKRWAEVLADPELARLPHRIETDRHGHILMSPPPAPAHGDRESEIVFQLKTLLPEGRTITNCPVSTSDGVKAPDVAWVVPERRLEVRSMICLTRAPEICVEVLSPSNTVKEIQEKTALYFEAGASEVWICNDDGSIRFHFSTPPGIRPRSELCPAFPSRIGVA; this is encoded by the coding sequence ATGGCAGTCACCATCGCGCTGGAGAATTCCGCCGAGCAGATCGCGTTTAACCTGAAACGCTGGGCTGAAGTGCTTGCCGATCCGGAACTGGCCCGCTTGCCTCACCGGATCGAGACCGACCGTCACGGCCATATCCTCATGAGTCCACCCCCAGCACCCGCGCATGGTGACCGCGAGAGCGAGATCGTCTTTCAGCTTAAGACTTTGTTGCCGGAGGGACGAACAATCACCAATTGTCCTGTTTCTACCTCTGACGGCGTCAAAGCCCCCGACGTGGCGTGGGTCGTGCCGGAACGCCGGTTGGAAGTGCGCTCCATGATCTGTCTTACCCGAGCTCCGGAAATTTGCGTGGAGGTGCTTTCCCCTTCAAATACCGTCAAAGAAATCCAGGAGAAAACCGCTTTGTATTTCGAAGCGGGGGCATCCGAGGTTTGGATCTGCAACGATGACGGAAGCATCCGGTTTCATTTTTCAACCCCACCTGGCATCCGTCCGCGTTCAGAGCTTTGCCCGGCATTCCCGTCCAGGATCGGCGTCGCTTGA
- a CDS encoding antibiotic biosynthesis monooxygenase, with product MVILHVHVHVRSEHLNAFREATLENARNSIQEPGVLRFDVVQQVDDPARFVLAEVYRDESAVDAHRRSAHYAKWRDLAEPMMAEPRSRTLFKAVFPEEDKWK from the coding sequence ATGGTCATCTTGCATGTGCATGTGCATGTCCGGTCCGAGCATCTGAACGCCTTCCGGGAGGCAACCCTGGAAAACGCCCGAAACAGCATCCAGGAGCCGGGCGTTCTACGATTCGACGTTGTCCAACAGGTTGACGATCCGGCACGGTTCGTCCTCGCGGAGGTTTATCGCGACGAATCCGCGGTCGATGCGCACCGCCGGAGCGCGCATTACGCAAAGTGGCGGGACTTGGCTGAGCCGATGATGGCTGAACCCCGGAGCCGCACCCTGTTCAAAGCCGTGTTTCCGGAAGAGGATAAATGGAAATGA
- a CDS encoding iron-containing alcohol dehydrogenase, translating to MIKPFEFATAARIVFGNGAFQHVGEHARALGRRALVITGRDAGRAKPLQGLLAAEEIEAGVFSIAGEPSVDQVVRALEQVRQTERDLIIGFGGGSAVDAAKAVAALATNPGEPLDYLEVVGRGKPLTRPSLPCIAIPTTAGTGAEVTRNAVLSSPEHRVKVSLRSPFLLPKLAVVDPALTIDLPPEVTAWTGLDALTQLIEPYVSARANPLTDALCLQGIERVARSLRPAFHDGTNPQAREDMALASLLGGLALANAGLGAVHGFAAPIGGMYPAPHGAICAGLLPVVMEINARALRERQPDAEALHRFRAVAQVLTGRPDAAISDGIEWVAALCRELRIPGLGSYGIRAEDFGPIAEKAQKASSMKANPLTLNRQELEECLSRAL from the coding sequence ATGATAAAGCCGTTCGAGTTCGCCACGGCTGCCCGCATCGTTTTCGGGAACGGCGCGTTCCAGCACGTTGGTGAACACGCGCGGGCCCTGGGCCGCCGCGCGCTGGTGATTACCGGACGCGACGCGGGACGGGCCAAGCCGCTGCAGGGACTGCTGGCAGCCGAAGAGATTGAGGCCGGGGTATTTTCGATCGCCGGGGAACCGTCGGTCGACCAGGTCGTCAGGGCGCTGGAGCAGGTTCGCCAGACGGAGCGTGACCTGATCATCGGATTCGGCGGCGGCAGCGCGGTCGATGCGGCAAAGGCTGTGGCGGCGCTGGCGACAAACCCGGGTGAACCGCTCGATTACCTGGAAGTGGTCGGGCGCGGCAAGCCGCTCACCCGGCCGTCGCTCCCGTGCATTGCCATCCCGACGACGGCCGGCACCGGCGCAGAGGTAACCCGCAACGCCGTGTTGAGTTCCCCGGAGCACCGGGTCAAGGTCAGCCTGCGCAGCCCGTTTCTCCTGCCGAAGCTTGCCGTCGTTGATCCCGCGTTGACCATCGATTTGCCTCCTGAGGTGACCGCCTGGACGGGGCTCGACGCGCTCACTCAATTGATCGAACCGTACGTTTCCGCCCGCGCCAACCCGCTGACCGATGCACTCTGCCTCCAGGGTATCGAGCGGGTTGCCCGGTCCCTCCGGCCCGCCTTCCACGACGGGACGAATCCGCAGGCGCGCGAGGATATGGCTTTGGCCAGCCTGCTCGGCGGTCTTGCGCTGGCCAATGCGGGCCTGGGTGCCGTCCACGGATTTGCCGCCCCGATCGGGGGGATGTACCCGGCGCCGCACGGAGCCATCTGCGCCGGCTTGCTGCCGGTCGTGATGGAGATTAACGCGCGCGCCCTGCGCGAGCGCCAACCGGACGCCGAAGCGCTCCACCGTTTCCGCGCCGTTGCTCAAGTGCTTACCGGCAGGCCCGACGCCGCCATCTCCGACGGGATCGAGTGGGTGGCGGCGTTGTGCCGTGAACTTCGGATCCCAGGACTCGGCTCCTACGGGATCAGGGCGGAGGATTTTGGTCCGATCGCCGAGAAAGCCCAGAAGGCAAGCAGCATGAAAGCTAACCCGCTTACCCTCAACCGGCAGGAACTCGAAGAATGCCTCTCGCGGGCGCTGTGA
- a CDS encoding endonuclease III — translation MEEKEPFDIDEVFARLRRVTAGLPKAAMFELRDRGYDSPFEQLVASLISARTRDETTVPVSLRLFEVARTPDAFVNLDESTLVKLLHGATFPEPKARDLKRLARQIVDQHGGRVPDTMEGLTAFSGVGPKIAALTLAVAFNRPAIPVDIHVHRVTNRWGYVATSSPEGTMKALAARLPEKYWIEINERLVPFGKFVCTGTRPKCSTCALLSMCRQAGVVNPR, via the coding sequence ATGGAGGAGAAGGAACCGTTTGACATCGACGAGGTCTTTGCGCGTCTGCGGCGGGTAACGGCCGGGCTGCCCAAAGCCGCGATGTTCGAACTGCGTGACCGGGGGTATGATTCGCCCTTCGAACAGTTGGTGGCGAGTCTCATCTCGGCCCGGACGCGCGATGAAACGACGGTGCCGGTCAGTTTGCGGTTATTTGAGGTGGCCCGGACGCCTGACGCTTTCGTCAACCTGGATGAATCGACACTGGTAAAGCTGCTGCACGGGGCCACGTTTCCGGAACCGAAGGCGCGCGACCTGAAGCGCTTGGCCCGGCAAATCGTCGATCAGCACGGCGGCCGGGTTCCCGACACGATGGAAGGGCTCACCGCTTTTTCCGGGGTGGGCCCAAAGATCGCGGCCCTGACCCTGGCGGTGGCCTTTAATCGTCCGGCTATCCCCGTCGACATCCACGTGCACCGGGTCACGAACCGCTGGGGGTACGTCGCTACCTCCTCACCGGAAGGCACCATGAAAGCGCTTGCCGCCAGGTTGCCGGAAAAATACTGGATCGAGATCAACGAGCGGCTGGTCCCGTTCGGCAAATTCGTTTGTACCGGTACCCGGCCCAAGTGCTCGACGTGCGCGCTTTTGTCAATGTGCCGGCAAGCCGGCGTCGTGAACCCGAGGTAG
- a CDS encoding SDR family oxidoreductase: MDFKNRRALVTGAGKGIGRDIAVMLHRFNAQVVAVSRTESDLKSLRDETGCETILADLGDPAAARRTAEQAGDIDLLVNNAAIAILQPFLTTTVEAWDATMAINLRAILIISQVIAARMIERGVAGSIVNVSSMAAFQALPDHAAYCTSKAGLDQFTKVMAVELGQHGIRVNSVNPTVVMTEMGKRAWTDPVKGGPMLARIPLRRFAECEDIASVVCFLLSDAAGMLNALALRIDGGFLAT; encoded by the coding sequence ATCGATTTCAAGAACCGCCGCGCACTGGTAACCGGTGCCGGCAAGGGCATCGGTCGCGACATCGCCGTGATGCTCCACCGTTTTAATGCCCAGGTCGTCGCTGTCAGCCGGACGGAATCGGACCTCAAAAGCCTGCGCGATGAGACCGGTTGCGAAACCATCCTGGCTGACCTTGGAGATCCGGCGGCCGCCCGGCGTACCGCTGAACAGGCGGGCGACATCGACCTGTTGGTTAACAACGCGGCCATTGCGATCCTCCAGCCTTTCTTAACGACGACCGTCGAGGCCTGGGACGCCACCATGGCGATCAATCTGCGCGCGATTCTGATCATTTCACAGGTGATCGCCGCCCGGATGATCGAGCGCGGCGTCGCGGGCTCGATCGTCAATGTCTCGAGCATGGCCGCGTTCCAGGCGCTTCCGGATCACGCCGCCTACTGTACCTCGAAAGCGGGTCTGGATCAGTTCACCAAGGTCATGGCCGTGGAACTGGGCCAGCACGGTATCCGGGTCAACTCCGTCAATCCGACCGTGGTCATGACCGAGATGGGCAAACGCGCCTGGACCGATCCGGTCAAGGGCGGGCCCATGCTGGCCCGCATTCCCTTACGCAGATTTGCCGAATGCGAGGATATCGCTTCGGTGGTTTGTTTTCTGCTCAGCGACGCCGCCGGCATGCTCAACGCCCTCGCCTTGCGAATCGATGGCGGCTTCCTGGCCACCTGA
- a CDS encoding mechanosensitive ion channel, producing the protein MRKALLPSVVILAMIAGIAPAVRTHTMLEDVPSTPYVPAQFDWLQTIAERFSFFIDVLSLQFSTVLGGWSRQPLLFAITPAKILLGLIVLAIGLLLAWLTRFLLFKFHSLGPVRPITERYWRNGILFAVRRALSGFFVFTGTFFACVPLLPHIGLALGGYPTFAIAAKIAGLGYFATAAAFFLRIVRLVQHWLTQFAARPSPPWYFAALPVVGEALYYNVVLCAFSTVIYMLQLPDAWAAIGYQIASLAGIIINTVLSVRIVLAIEAMVISRSGYVELDAYKQRRLETRVQMLRRLLVFVIVILGLGALLMTFPAVRQLGTGLLASAGVAGVIAGFAAQKSLGMIIGGLQLAITQPMRINDEVIVEGEWGVIEEITLTYVVVRVWDLRRLVVPITYFLEKSFQNWTRQSSDLIGVVFIYVDFLVPLDELRLEAQRIVQASKRWDGRVFAFQVTDFKPDCVEIRVLASAPTAPVTFDLRCEIRENLLSFLQAQYPGAFPRLRTSFSRLPTGQPAGTADTRASNPSFPPAR; encoded by the coding sequence ATGCGCAAAGCGCTGTTGCCATCGGTGGTCATTCTGGCGATGATTGCCGGGATCGCACCGGCCGTGCGAACGCACACCATGCTTGAAGACGTGCCCTCGACGCCGTACGTGCCCGCTCAATTTGACTGGCTGCAGACCATTGCGGAGCGTTTTTCCTTTTTCATCGATGTGCTGTCGCTCCAGTTCAGCACCGTGCTCGGCGGCTGGAGCCGGCAGCCGCTGCTGTTTGCGATCACCCCGGCCAAAATCCTGCTTGGATTGATCGTACTGGCTATCGGGCTGCTTCTGGCGTGGCTCACCCGGTTCCTGCTGTTCAAATTTCATTCGCTCGGCCCGGTCAGGCCGATCACGGAGCGCTACTGGCGTAACGGGATCCTGTTTGCGGTCCGGCGGGCGCTGTCCGGATTTTTCGTTTTCACCGGCACCTTCTTCGCCTGCGTGCCGCTGCTGCCTCACATCGGGCTGGCGCTGGGTGGATACCCGACGTTCGCTATCGCCGCCAAGATCGCCGGTCTCGGTTACTTCGCGACCGCGGCCGCCTTCTTCCTGCGGATCGTACGCCTGGTCCAACACTGGTTGACCCAATTTGCCGCCCGGCCGTCGCCCCCCTGGTACTTCGCGGCTCTGCCGGTAGTCGGTGAAGCCCTCTACTACAACGTCGTTCTCTGCGCATTTTCGACCGTCATCTACATGCTCCAGTTGCCGGACGCCTGGGCTGCAATCGGGTACCAAATCGCTTCCCTGGCCGGCATCATCATCAACACGGTCTTATCGGTCCGGATCGTCCTGGCCATCGAAGCGATGGTAATTTCACGATCAGGTTACGTCGAACTGGACGCTTACAAGCAGCGCAGGCTTGAGACCCGCGTCCAGATGCTTCGCCGGTTGCTGGTGTTCGTCATCGTGATCCTCGGTCTCGGGGCCCTGCTGATGACCTTTCCAGCTGTGCGCCAACTCGGCACCGGTCTGCTGGCCTCGGCGGGTGTGGCCGGGGTCATCGCCGGCTTTGCCGCGCAGAAATCGCTGGGCATGATCATCGGCGGCCTGCAACTGGCGATTACCCAACCGATGCGGATCAACGACGAAGTCATCGTCGAGGGAGAATGGGGCGTCATCGAAGAAATCACCCTGACCTACGTCGTGGTTCGCGTGTGGGACCTGCGGCGCCTGGTCGTGCCGATCACCTATTTTCTCGAAAAGTCATTCCAGAACTGGACCCGGCAAAGTTCCGATTTGATCGGGGTGGTTTTCATTTACGTCGATTTCCTCGTCCCCTTGGATGAACTTCGCCTGGAAGCTCAGCGGATCGTGCAGGCCTCAAAGCGGTGGGACGGCCGCGTGTTTGCTTTCCAAGTCACCGATTTTAAACCCGACTGCGTGGAGATCCGTGTCCTGGCAAGCGCTCCGACCGCCCCGGTGACCTTTGACCTCCGGTGCGAGATCCGGGAGAACCTCCTTTCCTTTCTCCAGGCCCAATACCCCGGCGCCTTTCCGCGACTTCGCACCTCGTTTTCGCGTTTGCCCACGGGCCAGCCGGCCGGCACGGCGGATACCCGGGCCAGCAATCCATCCTTCCCGCCCGCCCGATAG